A portion of the Paenibacillus hamazuiensis genome contains these proteins:
- a CDS encoding FtsX-like permease family protein gives MNSWQIAWRNLMRRKLRTLLTVMSIVIGVASTFGVIASVDSAKKAFPLYLKAAFGKADYTLNGTEAYFPEEVYGEAQKLPNSVSVAALKQNAKLHLEQDGLTAIQKRVELKGYSRLDTALTQFDLIKGDLNAGGAVITDRTAKVWKADIGGTIAFDTDNGVKTIEVTAIVKYTAELMGPSSWGMAKYHPWAVAVPLTVVQNWFGLSGKIESVQIKALPGLDAAAAAQQADGLARRYGNIYMQPVILDFDSQFRDADTFFFALYIAGFLGIALSAFVIFNSLYTTVHERKKEFAVLKTIGYTPEQLRAFVLFEVLLLSFVGTAAGLLIGYGLALLLKSVIFALFSVHDAGGMVLVKGLAVSVLAGVAIPVAVSLYPMRKAGQVSVIAVLKENRAEPAPFRYWPGVIGLLLIAAAFQIKHLLMILPMLAGFALVFPYLFKMFVLLLKPLYTRLAGFNGQVSARNLTRNMNRSSMTSVILCLGIAMILLMSSLNSAVVQTYERAIYSSYGGNLDVMFHHTEKTDLEKLRAIDGVADAQTYPLQSAVWNLQGQKRKLPVYGVGADWIDRFPLFAVQGTSHSALIRALGNNEILLDRLAYGAWGGSVGESISLETLQGVQSFKVAGVVDTMKNSGYGAFMNENGFREHFGLKFERNALVLRKENASPLQIRENIYNEFGIRIEKMFGPEDIASVVGSTLTGSFSVINFLIVLSIVISGIGITNTLMMSIMERIRELAMMRAVGVTRGQIVRIVVLEGFGIGLAATAIGCAFGMLLIYVTSTFLEIHSLTYRFGVSGIILAAVGSFGMIVSLLSSFTPASRAAKTNLSEALRYE, from the coding sequence TTGAACAGCTGGCAAATTGCATGGCGCAATCTGATGCGCCGAAAGCTGCGGACGCTGCTGACCGTGATGTCGATCGTGATCGGCGTAGCTTCCACCTTCGGGGTTATCGCTTCCGTCGATTCCGCGAAGAAAGCTTTCCCGCTTTATTTGAAAGCGGCCTTCGGCAAGGCGGATTATACGCTCAACGGAACCGAGGCATACTTCCCGGAAGAGGTGTACGGAGAAGCGCAGAAGCTGCCGAATTCGGTATCCGTTGCCGCGCTGAAACAAAATGCGAAGCTGCATTTGGAGCAGGATGGTTTGACGGCGATTCAAAAGAGGGTCGAGCTGAAAGGATACAGCCGCCTGGATACGGCACTCACCCAGTTCGATCTGATCAAGGGCGATTTAAATGCGGGGGGAGCGGTCATTACCGACCGAACCGCCAAGGTGTGGAAGGCCGATATAGGCGGGACGATCGCGTTCGATACCGACAACGGCGTGAAGACGATCGAAGTAACGGCCATCGTCAAGTATACGGCCGAACTAATGGGACCCTCTAGTTGGGGGATGGCCAAATACCATCCATGGGCGGTTGCCGTTCCGTTAACGGTTGTCCAGAATTGGTTCGGATTGTCCGGCAAAATCGAAAGCGTGCAGATCAAGGCGCTGCCCGGCCTTGACGCCGCAGCGGCGGCGCAGCAGGCGGACGGGCTGGCAAGACGATACGGCAATATCTACATGCAGCCTGTCATTCTTGATTTCGATTCGCAGTTTAGAGACGCGGACACGTTTTTCTTCGCGTTGTACATCGCCGGTTTCCTCGGCATCGCATTGAGTGCGTTTGTTATTTTTAATTCCCTGTACACGACGGTGCATGAGCGAAAGAAAGAGTTCGCCGTGCTGAAGACGATCGGCTATACGCCGGAGCAGCTGCGCGCATTTGTTTTGTTCGAGGTACTGCTGCTGTCATTCGTGGGAACGGCGGCAGGGCTGCTCATCGGGTATGGCCTCGCCCTTCTTCTGAAGTCCGTCATCTTTGCACTGTTCAGCGTCCATGATGCGGGCGGCATGGTGCTTGTTAAAGGGCTCGCCGTTTCCGTACTTGCGGGCGTGGCGATACCGGTGGCGGTTTCCTTATACCCGATGCGCAAGGCCGGGCAGGTCAGCGTCATTGCCGTGCTGAAGGAGAACCGCGCGGAGCCGGCTCCGTTCCGTTACTGGCCGGGTGTAATCGGGTTGCTGCTGATTGCGGCGGCTTTTCAAATCAAACATTTGCTTATGATTTTGCCGATGCTGGCTGGCTTCGCCCTCGTATTTCCTTACCTGTTCAAGATGTTCGTTTTGCTGCTGAAGCCGCTGTATACCCGGCTGGCCGGTTTTAACGGGCAGGTCTCCGCACGCAATCTAACGCGGAATATGAATCGTTCATCCATGACCTCCGTTATTCTTTGTCTGGGCATAGCGATGATTCTTCTGATGAGCTCCCTGAATTCCGCTGTGGTGCAAACCTACGAAAGGGCCATTTATTCTTCTTACGGCGGAAATCTGGATGTGATGTTTCATCATACGGAAAAGACGGATTTGGAGAAGCTGCGGGCCATTGACGGCGTAGCGGACGCGCAAACTTATCCGCTGCAGTCCGCCGTCTGGAATTTGCAGGGTCAAAAACGCAAGCTTCCGGTATACGGCGTCGGCGCGGATTGGATCGACCGGTTCCCGTTATTTGCGGTCCAAGGCACTTCGCACAGCGCTTTGATCCGGGCATTGGGGAATAATGAGATCCTCCTGGACAGATTAGCTTACGGAGCATGGGGTGGCAGCGTAGGAGAGAGCATTTCGCTGGAAACGCTGCAAGGCGTTCAATCCTTCAAAGTAGCCGGTGTCGTCGATACGATGAAAAATAGCGGCTACGGGGCGTTTATGAACGAAAACGGCTTTAGAGAACACTTCGGACTCAAATTCGAAAGAAATGCTCTCGTGCTTAGGAAAGAAAACGCGTCTCCGCTGCAAATAAGGGAAAATATTTATAACGAATTCGGCATCCGCATTGAGAAAATGTTCGGCCCCGAAGATATTGCATCGGTCGTCGGTTCTACGCTGACCGGATCCTTCAGCGTCATCAATTTTTTGATCGTCCTGTCTATCGTCATCTCGGGGATCGGGATTACGAATACGCTGATGATGAGCATTATGGAGCGGATTCGGGAGCTTGCCATGATGCGTGCGGTAGGCGTTACGCGCGGCCAGATCGTTCGCATCGTCGTACTCGAAGGTTTCGGCATCGGGCTTGCCGCAACCGCGATCGGATGTGCCTTCGGAATGCTGCTTATCTACGTGACGTCGACATTTCTTGAAATCCATTCGTTAACCTACCGGTTCGGCGTTTCCGGAATCATCCTTGCCGCCGTCGGATCGTTCGGGATGATCGTCAGTCTGCTCTCCAGTTTCACGCCGGCGTCGAGAGCCGCCAAAACCAATTTAAGCGAGGCGCTTCGTTATGAGTAA
- a CDS encoding ABC transporter ATP-binding protein produces MIKLEKVTKIFALEAGSYTALQETDLHIRKGEFIAIMGPSGSGKSTLLQLIGGLDLPTAGSITVGGIRLDELSEKERTLFRRTMVGFVFQNYQLLPMMTVAENVALSLAAGKTPKAQIDSTVEQLLRQVNLEGKAANFPSQLSGGQQQRVAIARALAMKPGLILADEPTGNLDRKNGQDILHLLSRLNKEDHMTVVMVTHDRHAAETADRIIVLRDGAVVDSAAKGVELH; encoded by the coding sequence ATGATCAAGCTTGAAAAAGTAACCAAAATATTCGCTTTGGAAGCGGGCAGCTACACCGCGCTGCAGGAGACCGATCTTCATATTCGGAAAGGCGAATTTATCGCCATCATGGGGCCAAGCGGCTCGGGGAAAAGCACCTTGCTGCAGTTGATCGGGGGCCTCGACCTGCCGACCGCCGGAAGCATTACCGTCGGCGGCATTCGCTTGGACGAATTAAGCGAGAAGGAACGGACATTGTTTCGCCGTACGATGGTCGGTTTCGTGTTCCAAAACTACCAGCTGCTTCCGATGATGACGGTTGCGGAAAATGTCGCTCTTTCCCTGGCGGCCGGCAAAACGCCGAAAGCACAGATCGATTCGACCGTGGAGCAGCTGCTCCGACAGGTCAATCTGGAAGGGAAGGCAGCGAATTTTCCGTCTCAGCTTAGCGGCGGACAGCAGCAGCGCGTGGCTATCGCCAGAGCGCTGGCGATGAAGCCGGGGCTGATTCTGGCCGACGAACCTACGGGAAATTTGGACCGAAAAAACGGTCAGGACATTCTCCACTTGTTATCCCGTTTGAACAAGGAAGACCACATGACCGTGGTGATGGTCACCCACGACCGGCACGCCGCAGAAACGGCGGATCGCATTATCGTACTTAGGGACGGAGCTGTGGTTGATTCGGCAGCGAAAGGAGTGGAACTCCATTGA
- a CDS encoding response regulator transcription factor, translating into MDILLVDDHRSVVEGTKMLIESEPGMKVTIETDVYKVPDLVRLKKFDVMLFDLYMPNMNGADLARKILEYVPDAMILIYSGFEIAPHFNLLMESGVSGFISKTSTREQLIQAIRCAARNEAVVPVRLLRQLRRQEIVVQSETGSEETTITQEEEKLLRELAKSKSNKEIAKTLMISQRSLEYSLTGLFQKLNVGSRVEVIKKAKSLGILPAEDLY; encoded by the coding sequence ATGGACATCTTATTGGTTGACGATCACCGTTCGGTGGTGGAAGGTACGAAAATGCTGATCGAATCCGAGCCGGGCATGAAGGTCACTATCGAAACCGATGTGTATAAAGTGCCCGACCTGGTTCGGCTGAAGAAGTTCGACGTCATGCTGTTCGATTTGTATATGCCGAATATGAACGGCGCCGATTTGGCGCGTAAAATTTTGGAGTACGTTCCGGACGCCATGATTCTTATTTATTCCGGCTTCGAAATTGCGCCGCATTTCAACCTGCTGATGGAGTCGGGCGTGTCCGGCTTCATTTCCAAAACGTCGACCCGGGAGCAGCTGATCCAGGCGATCCGCTGCGCCGCGAGGAACGAGGCGGTCGTGCCGGTCCGGCTTCTCAGGCAGCTCAGACGTCAGGAGATAGTCGTGCAGAGCGAGACGGGGAGCGAGGAAACGACGATCACGCAGGAGGAGGAGAAGCTGCTCCGGGAGCTGGCCAAAAGCAAGAGCAACAAGGAGATCGCGAAAACGTTGATGATCAGCCAGCGATCGCTTGAGTACAGCTTGACGGGGTTATTTCAGAAGCTGAACGTCGGCTCCAGAGTGGAGGTTATCAAGAAAGCGAAAAGCTTGGGAATTCTTCCCGCAGAGGATCTATATTAA
- a CDS encoding DJ-1/PfpI family protein: MKRILSRIVVYITVTALIVAGVAAFGYFGSQKAFWLALREEPVPSLQNVQKPKYDPAKPTVAVLLGNEITEGLDFTIPYQLFSMTGAYNVYAVAADNRVKSLSGGLDVVPHYSVQELDDLLGKSADIIVIPFMTVNDPKKYEPLREWIITHKETTLLSICSGADNLAATGLLNGKLAASHWQTMWILPKKYPEVNWQRDKRYVTNADKIITSAGISSGIDAVLYVISQKLGEPAAAKVAQEMNYPSYHFLKNPTVEPFYMDYRFATYVLNNAFQWNKTKAGVLLYNGLEEMALASVFDIYSDTGTTRVLSVAGSDQPVVTRHGLNVLSRYTLAEMPAVDKMIVPGIKAKTLAAEEIASWNEKANRIALQFVHADSPNRFLFEVQLEDLAKQEDLLTAKHAVKRLEYRADDIYLEGKPFPYETYGTLLLTLVGAGLIAFLADRRFIAKRALRAAAGR; encoded by the coding sequence TTGAAAAGGATACTATCCCGAATCGTCGTTTATATTACCGTGACCGCCTTAATTGTGGCTGGGGTTGCCGCTTTCGGCTATTTCGGTTCGCAAAAAGCTTTCTGGCTGGCGCTTCGTGAGGAGCCCGTTCCTTCCCTGCAAAACGTGCAGAAACCGAAATACGATCCGGCAAAACCGACCGTTGCCGTTTTGCTCGGAAATGAAATTACGGAAGGACTTGATTTTACGATTCCGTACCAATTGTTTTCGATGACCGGCGCTTATAATGTGTATGCCGTTGCCGCGGATAACCGGGTGAAGTCGCTTTCCGGCGGCTTGGACGTCGTACCGCATTACTCGGTTCAGGAGCTGGATGATCTGCTGGGCAAAAGCGCCGACATTATTGTCATTCCGTTCATGACCGTAAACGATCCGAAGAAGTACGAGCCTCTCCGTGAGTGGATCATTACGCACAAGGAAACGACACTGCTGAGCATTTGCTCAGGAGCGGACAATTTGGCCGCGACCGGGTTGTTAAACGGCAAGCTCGCGGCGTCTCACTGGCAAACGATGTGGATCCTTCCCAAGAAATATCCGGAAGTGAACTGGCAAAGAGACAAGCGTTATGTGACGAATGCCGATAAAATCATTACTTCGGCCGGCATTTCTTCGGGAATCGACGCCGTTCTTTATGTCATTTCGCAAAAGCTGGGCGAGCCGGCGGCGGCAAAGGTGGCGCAGGAAATGAATTACCCTTCCTACCATTTCCTGAAAAATCCGACCGTAGAACCGTTTTATATGGATTACCGTTTTGCGACCTATGTTTTGAACAACGCTTTTCAATGGAATAAAACAAAGGCCGGCGTGCTGCTCTACAACGGCTTGGAGGAAATGGCCCTCGCCTCCGTTTTCGATATTTATTCCGATACCGGCACGACGCGGGTTCTTTCCGTAGCGGGCTCGGATCAGCCCGTCGTAACGCGGCACGGCCTGAACGTGCTTTCCCGGTATACGCTGGCCGAGATGCCGGCGGTAGACAAAATGATCGTGCCGGGCATCAAGGCCAAGACGCTGGCTGCGGAAGAGATCGCAAGCTGGAACGAAAAAGCGAATCGCATTGCGCTTCAGTTCGTGCACGCCGACAGCCCGAACCGGTTTTTGTTCGAGGTTCAGCTCGAAGATTTGGCGAAGCAGGAAGATCTTCTGACCGCCAAGCATGCCGTAAAGCGGCTCGAATACAGGGCTGACGATATCTATCTCGAAGGCAAGCCGTTCCCGTACGAAACCTATGGCACGCTGCTTCTGACCTTGGTGGGGGCTGGTCTTATCGCGTTTTTGGCGGACAGACGATTTATCGCGAAGCGTGCTTTGCGTGCCGCAGCAGGACGGTGA